The Diorhabda carinulata isolate Delta chromosome 4, icDioCari1.1, whole genome shotgun sequence genomic interval aaaaaattgttgtatttatttaattctgagcattttcatatttattcacctttTAAACCTTCTCTGCACTTCgcaaataattcaagaccaaaattagcCAAATCGGTCCAGTGGTTGTCGAGTTTTAGCGAGACTAACAAACagcaattcatttttatattgattttgaatttattggaGCTTTATGTGCTGTTGAATAGTACTACTAACCAATTTAACTGTATCATCAACACTCTTACATAAATGTTTGTctgtaaatgatttaaaacaattgttttCGTCAATTGTTAAAGGActtatttttttgtcgtttaCTTGGCACTTCCAAGTTTTCCATAATTGTAATAGAATTCACAATAGACGCACACTGCACCATCCAAGTTGTAACTAACTGTCAAGAATACATAACTTGGATCTCATTACTGTATGGAAAAAcctaaaattgtatttttgtcGAAATTTGTCGGGAAGAGAGcctttgaattaaaataaaaccaaatgtCTTTTATTGGCAGTTAGGTACTTCTAGATCTTATGATATGGTTatgtaattttttggtttttccaaaccttttttttattattattgttattagcTCTTGTacattcatgaaaatttaaggaaaaactaaaactattttgtAATGATATTCAAAATGAACGTAATAAGCTTTGGATTGGTAATTatgttttattactctctcataaataaaaatagactataatcaCTATATAAACaggattttaaaaattcatgtcacaatttgtttaatgttttattGGTCATTTATTAGTATGCTATGAATAAACTTGAGATTTTATCGTcaactttaaataaaattctacttgaaaataataaaactttatctCAATATACTgaagtaaaattatttgttgaaacaTTAGTTGTTGTAATATGAAGTACtgttattcatttgaaaaaatattagtaatcTGTCTATAAAACAGAACATAATATGTGTTATATAACCTTCACAGTAATCCATATATGCCAACAAATAAtccatttatttaaacacttgattttgaaaacatttaaacAAGATGAAAGGActtatgatatatatatatatatatatatatatatatatatatatatatatatatatatatatatatatatatatatgtatatatatagaCAGAGAATTCGTTTACCGAGTAGAAagcattttccagtaaatatgccaaattattgcaaaatgcgggaaaagatgatttcaattggcaagtgattgtgcattttttttttcattgtaaaatattgagcccttaactaattctgaacgtggagtagcaAGCATTGCAATTGACAATTTCCCACTGTACCCTTTTTCAATCTGCATTTTATCCTGATGAAACATTCCACCATGTTCATCTGATATGAATCCAAGATTTTTAGGAAAGAAATCTAAATGTGAGTCCAAAAAATTGAACCTTGAGTGACATATTGTATCATAAAACTTCATAAGCAGAAGGAAGCTCCCGAATTATTTTTCGGTAGTTTACAGGTTTTGTATTCCCAAGAAATATATGACAATGATGACTCAAGCTCTTTTTTCTGCTTTGCTCAATTTCGAATCAAAAGCTTCGTCTTTCATTAGCTCATGTATCTGTGAAACTACAAAAATTCCTTCCTTTAATTTTGCGTCACTGATTCGaggtaattttcttttttttttagatattgaaaACCTGCATAATCTTTATTGTGgtaacagaaaaatttttgagatatatttttaagcccaggatttaaatttgtttttagtggtcaagtttttattttgtaatgtttttctctttttctccTTGTAACCCAGTAAGTATTGCGACGAATTTTAAATCAGCACAGACAAGAGAATatccaattttttgtaataccTCTAGGTTTGTATTATTTTCGTTCATGGTCGTAGCATGTGCAATGGGCACAGATGGGTATTTACTACCATTCTGGAGTCTCCATTCACTAGAATCTTCTGGAAAACTCTGTGTGCAGCATCATTACAATGTACCAAGATCATTTAAGTCACTTTCTTTAAGTAAATGAGGTTCTTTAGATTTACTAGAAGATCCAGACAAAATGTACGAAGATGAAGATGTACCTgcagaaaaaaaactattaagaTTGTAgaccataaatatttttattttctacccTCTCATTAATTGGTGGAACTGGAGGTGAAGTACCTTCACCACGAGGAATTGGTCTCTTTGCAGATGGGACGTTCGGGTATAAGGTATTTTTTTTGAGAACACTCGTGTTGATGTCATGCAGAAGTAACAATCATTTTCATGATGATGAGGCTCACTCCAAATCATTGGTATTGTAAACGACTTGGATTTGTTGTTTCCTTTAAGCCAGCCTCTCAAAGTTCTCGAACAGCTGTTGCAACATACTTTTGACAATCAACTTTTTATCTCGCTCATCGatataaaatccaaaatatagATTATAAGCTGTTATAACAAGATCTGTCATGGCATTTCGCTGTGTTTTTAGTACGAATTTCCCACAAATGTAGTAAAAAAAGTCTGTagaatttttacattttataacctaaacttattaaaataattttcaaacatctattttatatttattgtaaactaCATATAAAAAACTCAAAACCTATATAGAGAACATgaacttgatgcaaaaattaccaaaacatCTGATATAACATGtaaacaattataaaacaagttttcaCTCAACTGTTGTAAAATCACAGCGAATACTACGCATGCGCGTATTTATTACCATAAAAACCCTTTTCGGcactttcttttttattctttcaactTTATAAAActcattttgtatttatatactCTGTTTCTAACATTGAtcgcaaaaaaattaaaaaagccaaaatttttgaaatctaaaaaaatCTAGACGTGATGGAAAAAATCTGCCAACGGGAATAGATTCAGAAAATTTGAATGgtcatatttataacaaaagtttttaaaggAGGATTTCATTGTAGACCAGGataatcaacaattttaaaaaaaatttttccgtttataatgtattatatcCAGACAAGagacacaattttttaattgataaattttaatagttatttacatCTGGGAAGGGATTTAGTACGGTCAAGtaagtcaagaatatctaatcaaGTACCGTACTAATAATCACGGACGTATATCATATTCACATTTTCATATTGTTTTCGGTTTTagataaaaaggaaaattatattaaaatatattaccccaccactacaccaacactcaccaTTACACCATCcgaagcgcgtttcgataaccaatttatcgtcttcagagtctgAAGGTCAggcagtgtaatcgtgagtgtagtagtggtgtaaaaagtgtattcagtatgaataacGCCAACGGTTCGAGAAATTCTTAGTAATGTCacatttgacaattttactgaaaaatagctcctttcattatttaaaaaaataaaaattaaaagggATCTCTAAGATAACATTTTAAACAaggataaaaacaaatattggcTTACTGTAAATTCCTATTTCACcaaaatgttgttttattttaaagcAAATCAgtaaattgacgtttttttgcatatttttggttttctatttacaaatttagatttccctagtgatatttttgttatcatcATTTTAGATCTCAACCTTTACCAGACGATTCTTCTGGTAAAAGTGGAGCGAAGTTTTATTTGAGTTATGataagatttttataattaaaactcTCACTTCTGAAGAAGTAGAACGGATGCATTCGTTCTTGAAAACGTACCATCCGGTAAGTAGTTTcatgtttcaatttaattatctattaattaattaataattaggGCTATTTTTCGTTTGCGGTGGATAATTTGGACACATTCAGAATGTATTATGAATATCTTCTGGACGTCTCAAATGTGTATGCTTTGTTCAGAACATACATTCCTCCACGAACGATTTATGAACgtctaaaattataatttgaattcaaaactaGCTAGTAAAatgaaatgtatataattaactCGCCAATTATAGTAAAACTTCGGCTTAGCGCTCTTCTATTTGAACCCGGGGATTCCCAGAAATTGTTCGCAGCGCTGAGTTTCCAAATAACATACAAAACAGTGTTGGTGCGTGACAATGGCTGCGTCATCTATGTGTCAGTCACGTGACTTATTTACTGATGTAATAGGATACTCTCTATGAGGAATGCCTACTCAAGATATGGTGCAGCACAAAGAATCACACGATTTgttgaaaactagaaaaatagataatgttgaaacaaaaaagaaaaaaataaaagtttagtaAATTCCCGAAATTTCAACcgtgaaaatgtgaaaaccaacctggaaaaatcgaGAGAAGGGCGggaaattgattttcaatttttactagaCACCTTGAATACATTACAAGCTCATTTATTCAACTTTGAATGTTGGCTTTCACATTTGGTTTGTACCTCTAGTACCTCCTCATCTACTGGGTGTTTTCAGATTCCAAAAAATGCTCCAAAGAAAGAGGAGagaaatatcaatcaaatgaGAAAGTTTTCTGTCAAATAGCCTTGTACtttgatattgttaaaaaataattatacaaaattggTGTAGGAAGTTACTGTACTTATAGTATCACTTgtgttatgaataaataatttttttgtagtacaTTGTGGAAAGGCACGGAAAAACTCTTCTTCCCCAGTATCTGGGAATGTATCGCCTAACAGTAGATAACGTTGAACATTACATAGTAGTAAGTAGGAACGTGTTTTCGAATCACCTCAGTACGCACAGGAAGTTCGATTTAAAAGGATCAACGGTCGATAGAGAAGCGTCAGAGAAGGAAAGAGAAAAGGAATTGCCGACGTTAAAGGACAACGATTTCGTCAATGAACAAATGAAGGTTAGATAAACTTTTGTTTGTCTGTTGTAAGtcataagtttttaaatttttttcatacagtaactactgaatttttaaaaactttcttcaatttctttcttcttctttttttatgtgCTGTGGACCCCCCATTTTCcgcaaaaatttttcataagtAGTTACCTAGAATAGTTAATCTCCCGAAcgattttggaaaattttttaataataattttttcataacgaaaaattttttattgaaaaattaattaaaaatcaaccGTTAAAGATATAATAATGAAGCTTTCAGGATTTATTGTTAAATAcctatattttaataaaacattaatgacttgaaattatttgtttatttccatattgttatctaatttaaaaaaaaaacaaatgaaaatttcattgagTCCTcgttttttttatcagtacGTTATTTATTTAAGTTCAATATTTCGAGAGAAAATTTCACTAcccaaaattaatttaaacagaATGGATTTATTTATCACACCGCGCCGAGCGCATCAGACCATATTGCACCTTCTCtcgaatataattgaaaataattttgggatttattatttcttgattttaggtatcttctattagaaatttttttttcataatttttgaaagatttttatctattttataatcCACTAAGGTCTACATTCTCTATTCCCTGAAGAAAAACAATCAACTATATGCACAGACTCCCTCATCCTATTATCCATGATATTTGGGTCTGTATTAACCTTCTTGTAAGGTCCAGTTTTAACATTATGTTAATCTGAGTTCCATCTCAATCCGGAATGAACTTTTGTATCGCACTATCGCACTGCAAAAGAAGCTTCCACGCCTAATCTTCACAATAACTGCTACCGATGGGGGAACTACTGGACAAGTTGCAACACTAACAACATGAAAATCATCAGTCCATCGACGTACCTCCTCTAAGTCGAATAAATACAGTAGTTGTGTCTAGATTACATATTTGGCACACCTGATTGACTCTTAATGGTCGTTTCTGAACCTCCCAAATGTcctaatgaattttttgttgatttctaGTTTACCATGATTGTTATTAGTAcgcttttcaatatttttgattgattattcTTCTTGATATTAagtattgttaatatttttatacatatataatttaaattctatttatttttattaggtgACAATAGGCGAAGAAGCAAAGGCAAAATTAATGGAAACGCTCACAGCAGATGTTGATTTTCTTACCAAATTGCACTTAATGGACTATAGTTTACTCTTAGGTAacttgtttatttaatttattacttcTCCTTCATTCTACCAAATTATAGGACATTGtctaaatgtaataaatttatatatttcagtagGCAAGAAAATCCCTGAACTTCATTTCAAAGGTTAATTGAAGATCCAATTATTTTAAGATTTTCCGGAAAGGAACAGAACTCTACTAGACTTTCAAGAACTTTGAACTATCTATATATaatatcactcaataagtcatgtgattgacacacagatggcgctgccattgtcaaatccatatgacgtttatgaagtatcaactttcaaaagattttgtggaaaatttcaAGACTTcaattagtcagaaaaaagtgacagccatttaagtgaagctacttttgttattttcaaaacaattttgtgtgttaatttatcattgcttcttgatggaaaaaaatactgtacatgGCTTTAAAAGCTCTCCTCCATCAAAAAGAACCtttttttaatggtttactgaatttaaacgtggtcatGCAGTCACAGATGATGGTGAGAAGTTTActccaaaaaacatcaaaaaagtccacaaattagTTGTATCTAATCATAAATTGAAAggctgaggccgtaaagatatcagaaagcatcgatggcaacgatggttaaattgaacgaattccACTTCGAGTTGCTTCCTcgtccaccgtatagtccagatctggcctccagtgactactgatctcaaaaaatgcttgccggtaagaaattcaccTCAAttaagaagcaattgctgaaactgaaccctattttgaggcaaaagacaaatccttctacaagcagcGCATCGAGTAGTTCAAGAAGCGTTGGagtgattgtattgctcttgaaagagattatgttgatgaataaaaatcgttttttcttagttattcacacgacttattgagtgatgtgttttacaaaaaaaaaaccaaaaagttACCTCCACATAATCATAATATCCAGCCTTAATCAGTGGAGGATTTACATTCTTGgcgtaatttgaaaatattctgcaCAGAACACATAACCAACATTATGCAGAGATTGGATAAAGAAAAGGAAGTCATCTACTGGAGTATTAAGATATAACAAATACCATCTTTTGAAGTTGATTGTCCAAAGCAAAGTGAGGACCAGGTAGAAGACGGCGTTCATGGTTGCACAACCTACGCCAGTGGTTGATCTGTTTAGAAACGCAGTAAACTTGATAAGAATAACCAACGATCGTAACGTATAAGGCAATGAAAGAAGAAGAGGTCTTTATCTATCACTATAAGCTCATACCATTTCCCTGGTCAGTTCGCACTCATTCGGGTGATCTTAAAACTTCGTACAGATTACTTTTTTATCCACTCTCTAATCTGGAACATTTTAAATATGGTTTCCATATTGATAATTGTTCTTTTGAGATCATTACtgaacactgtttacaccaacactcacaattacactatctgacgcgcgtttcgataactacgttatcgtcttcagagactgaaggtcaATTTACCTACAAGGTGaactgaatgaaaaaaattgagtactAAACActcattcaatatttattttcgaaagaTAATATTCCTACGGATATGAAAGAGGAGAAGACACAGCATTATTGTTTCCTTGTTAGGTTAGAATCTTTTGAAACAACTCTCATAGTTGATTAACTTTTTAAAAcgctttttctataaaaaataaatttaatcctataaatgaacataaaataagttttcttaatgtttccaaattaaaaatacaattaatatgATAGGTATACACGAAGTGGAAAGGGGGGAGCAAGAACTTCAGAGACAACGTGAACTGGAAGCCGAAAATCCTCAAGAATCTGATGAAAGCGAAAGCGGTTCCGGTTTAGAAAATCGGACGATGGGAATTACGACCCCACCCGATTCTCCAAATGCTTTCGGGCATTACCTCCATCGCGAACACAGTCTCCAATACGAAggtaaatttaataaaatttaccAGTATTTAGACTTAGTGACAGGTAAGCTCGAAATAACATCTTTTAATTAGGGAGACGCTTTAGTAGAGCTTATCGTCGTGTCGTGAAATCGAACAATCTGATGtagtgaataaatttaattttataaaatcatacaattatttattcttgATGAACACGAGGTTATCGTACCGGCAACGTAGCATGTGCTGttaaaatacagtttttaattattagttacgtataaataaaatatttttttatatatgaaaataaagtgaataaaccttttataggttaagttcttACATTCTTACATGATCAGGTTGAGAATTAGATGCATAATAAACCTAATTACATTGAAATATTAgaataagttaaatttgaatattacttacattaaaatgatcctggcaataaaaataattacatttcgcAAGATCGTCAAAACGACcaacactttcaaaccatttttgttttatattcgaatttcttggcataaaaaaatctttatcaGGTGTTTCAGTCGTGGTATTTTTACATCCTGGCACAAAAtacgatttatataccatttttgaGATTAATCACAGTTTATTGTAGAATAACCGAGAGAATGACTCTCATTTAGTTTGTATCATgttcaatgtttattttatacccaTGACGTCACGCATTATGACGGCCttattgaaatgtttaaactacctacaaaatttttgaatttttaataatttttttctctattatatatccaaaacaatttttttctcaaaccatgcaagtactCTGTTaagtttatttcataattagttttttaac includes:
- the LOC130893443 gene encoding phosphatidylinositol 5-phosphate 4-kinase type-2 alpha isoform X2; this translates as MSSSQGLSKLKKKHFRVKHQKVKLFRANEPFLSVFMWGINHTINELMHVTIPVMLLPDDFRAYSKIKIDNHLFNKENMPSHFKVKEYCPMVFRNIRERFGIDDLDYKESLTRSQPLPDDSSGKSGAKFYLSYDKIFIIKTLTSEEVERMHSFLKTYHPYIVERHGKTLLPQYLGMYRLTVDNVEHYIVVSRNVFSNHLSTHRKFDLKGSTVDREASEKEREKELPTLKDNDFVNEQMKVTIGEEAKAKLMETLTADVDFLTKLHLMDYSLLLGIHEVERGEQELQRQRELEAENPQESDESESGSGLENRTMGITTPPDSPNAFGHYLHREHSLQYEGGIIPELDIYAIPSSEVAPVKEIYFIAIIDVLTHYGVKKQAAKAAKTVKYGSNVDGISTCDPEQYARRFIDFMSKAIE
- the LOC130893443 gene encoding phosphatidylinositol 5-phosphate 4-kinase type-2 alpha isoform X1; translation: MSSSQGLSKLKKKHFRVKHQKVKLFRANEPFLSVFMWGINHTINELMHVTIPVMLLPDDFRAYSKIKIDNHLFNKENMPSHFKVKEYCPMVFRNIRERFGIDDLDYKESLTRSQPLPDDSSGKSGAKFYLSYDKIFIIKTLTSEEVERMHSFLKTYHPYIVERHGKTLLPQYLGMYRLTVDNVEHYIVVSRNVFSNHLSTHRKFDLKGSTVDREASEKEREKELPTLKDNDFVNEQMKVTIGEEAKAKLMETLTADVDFLTKLHLMDYSLLLGIHEVERGEQELQRQRELEAENPQESDESESGSGLENRTMGITTPPDSPNAFGHYLHREHSLQYEGKFNKIYQYLDLVTGGIIPELDIYAIPSSEVAPVKEIYFIAIIDVLTHYGVKKQAAKAAKTVKYGSNVDGISTCDPEQYARRFIDFMSKAIE